Proteins encoded within one genomic window of Camelina sativa cultivar DH55 chromosome 19, Cs, whole genome shotgun sequence:
- the LOC104767246 gene encoding signal recognition particle receptor subunit beta-like (The sequence of the model RefSeq protein was modified relative to this genomic sequence to represent the inferred CDS: added 67 bases not found in genome assembly), which yields MDNWEDMKIVAEQWSKQGIEFVQQIPPPQLYAAIAVLLLATIWLFSICLFRRTKFNTVLLSGLSGSGKTMLFYQLRDGSSHQGAVTSMEPNEGTFVLHYENIKKGKVKPVHLVDVPGHSRLRSKLEEYLPRAAAIVFVVDALEFLPNIRSASEYLYDILTNASVVKNKTPVLLCCNKTDKITAHTKDFIRKQMEKEIEKLRCSRTAVSTADITNDFTLGVEGEVFSFSHCHNKVTVAEASGLTGEIDQVQEFIREHVKP from the exons AGCAAATACCACCGCCTCAGCTTTATGCTGCTATCGCTGTTCTCTTATTAGCTACCATTTGGCTCTTTTCTA TTTGTTTGTTTAGACGTACAAAGTTCAATACTGTACTCCTCTCTGGGCTTAGTGGAAGTGGCAAAACAATGCTATTCTATCAA CTACGAGATGGATCTTCGCATCAGGGTGCTGTAACATCAATGGAACCGAACGAAGGCACCTTTGTGCTTCACTATGAAAACATCAAG AAAGGAAAAGTAAAGCCTGTTCATCTTGTTGATGTTCCTGGACACTCTCGGCTTAGATCTAAGCTAGAAGAATACTTGCCCCGAGCGGCGGCTATTGTGTTTGTAGTAGATGCATTGGAGTTCCTCCCAAATATTCGCTCAGCTTCAGA GTACCTTTACGACATTCTGACAAATGCTAGTGTTGTTAAGAATAAGACCCCGGTTCTGCTTTGCTGTAACAAGACAGATAAAATAACTGCACACACCAAAGATTTCATCCGCAAGCAGATGGAGAAAGAAAT AGAGAAACTTAGGTGTTCGAGGACCGCAGTATCAACAGCTGATATAACGAATGACTTCACTCTCGGGGTTGAAGGAGAAGTGTTCTCCTTTTCGCATTGTCATAACAAGGTCACGGTCGCTGAGGCGTCTGGACTAACAGGAGAAATAGATCAGGTACAAGAGTTCATCAGAGAACACGTTAAGCCATGA
- the LOC104767247 gene encoding putative F-box/LRR-repeat protein 19, protein MNAAHLMMNDKDAEGKIVEEMGSGLGCDWAELNKECLIDIFTRLSLENRWIGPMLVCKPWMDACDDPSLNSVFDLETWFQSNRRSNIWYSYDFEQKVDSFLRCVVDRSQGGLKEIRVRHCSDLSVSYAAERCPNLEVIWIKSCLSVTDASIAKIAENCPKLRELDISNSIEISQKALKMVEKSCKNVKILMEPPHNVRLSQEEANNYGLSVRSITSRDLLEHIRQMNIN, encoded by the exons ATGAACGCAGCTCATCTGATGATGAACGACAAGGATGCTGAAGGAAAGATAGTAGAAGAGATGGGATCAGGGCTCGGCTGTGACTGGGCTGAGTTGAATAAGGAATGTCTCATCGACATATTCACGCGGTTAAGTCTGGAAAACCGTTGGATAGGACCTATGCTCGTATGTAAGCCTTGGATGGACGCTTGTGACGACCCTTCGCTTAATTCGGTCTTCGATCTCGAAACTTGGTTTCAGTCTAATCGGAGATCGAATATTTGGTATAGTTACGATTTCGAGCAAAAGGTCGACTCCTTTCTCCGGTGTGTTGTGGATCGAAGCCAAGGCGGTCTCAAGGAGATTCGTGTCAGGCATTGTTCCGATCTATCTGTGTCATACGCTGCTGAGAG ATGCCCTAACCTGGAGGTTATTTGGATTAAGAGCTGCTTAAGCGTTACGGATGCATCTATAGCGAAGATCGCTGAGAACTGCCCTAAGCTTAGAGAGCTCGATATCAGCAACTCTATTGAAATATCTCAAAAGGCTTTGAAAATGGTTGAGAAGAGTTGTAAGAATGTGAAGATACTCATGGAACCTCCACATAATGTTAGACTATCTCAAGAGGAGGCCAATAACTATGGGCTATCAGTACGAAGTATTACAAGTCGTGATCTACTTGAGCATATTAGacaaatgaatataaattaa
- the LOC104767245 gene encoding protein CHROMATIN REMODELING 8 has product MEEDEDQFLLSSLGVTSANPEDLEQTILDEATKKLDHDEGGSVEEQSIKKNLEGSNQLPSSQNELLNKLRAVKFEIDAVASTVEHVDEVANENGLLQKHDDESDVHGLHSGSVLQHALATDRLRSLKKRKFQLEKEFAALHGQSASTSSADRENLLRELVKEKKTKKPSLKRKLVETRKPSRRDGKKVKVVSFHEDTDFDAIFEAASAGFVETERDELVRKGILTPFHKLDGFERRLQQPGPSNSRNLPEGDHENEDSGSIDRAVQSMSLAAKARPTTMLLDAEDLPKLEPNPAPFRRLRKLYKTHDSSDNEAKKSKAGKKRKKKRPLPESKWRKRISREDSSLQESEDGGRILATSSCEEEDLDDLDDADDNETSSIQLEGGLNIPQCIFRNLFEYQRVGVQWLWELHCQRAGGIIGDEMGLGKTVQVLSFLGSLHFSKMYKPSIIICPVTLLRQWRREAQKWYPDFHVELLHDSAKDSGNGKGQGKASESDYDSECSVDSDHEQKRSKNTKKWDSLINRVLNSESGLLITTYEQLRLQGEKLLNIEWGYAVLDEGHRIRNPNSDITLVCKQLQTVHRIIMTGAPIQNKLTELWSLFDFVFPGKLGVLPVFEAEFSVPITVGGYANASPLQVSTAYRCAVVLRDMIMPYLLRRMKADVNAHLTKKTEHVLFCSLTVEQRSTYRAFLASSEVEEIFDGNKNSLYGIDVMRKICNHPDLLEREHSHQNPDYGNPERSGKMKVVAEVLKVWKQQGHRVLLFSQTQQMLDILESFLVANEYSYRRMDGLTPVKQRMALIDEFNNSDDVFVFVLTTKVGGLGTNLTGANRVIIFDPDWNPSNDMQARERAWRIGQKKDVTIYRLITRGTIEEKVYHRQIYKHFLTNKILKNPQQRRFFKARDMKDLFILKDDGDSNASTETSNIFSQLAEEINIVGVQSDNTAEGSSEQADVDTTDKTGEAMDEETNILKSLFDAHGIHSAVNHDAIMNANDEEEKMRLEHQASQVARRAAEALRQSRMLRSRESISVPTWTGRSGCAGAPSSVRRRFGSTVNSRLTQTGDKPSVIKNGISAGLSSGKAPTSAELLNRIRGSREQAIGVGNESSLTSSSGSSSRVGSLQPEVLIRQICSFVQRKGGSADTTSIVNHFRDSVSCDDKPLFKNLLREIATLEKNQNRSFWVLKSEYKD; this is encoded by the exons ATGGAAGAAGACGAGGATCAGTTTCTGTTGAGTAGCTTAGGTGTGACTTCGGCCAATCCTGAAGATTTAGAACAGACGATACTCGATGAG GCAACGAAGAAACTAGATCACGATGAAGGTGGGAGTGTGGAGGAGCAGTCTATCAAGAAGAATCTTGAAGGAAGCAATCAGCTTCCATCCAGCCAGAACGAGCTTTTGAATAAACTGAGGGCTGTTAAGTTTGAGATTGATGCTGTTGCTTCAACTGTTGAGCATGTGGATGAGGTTGCAAATGAAAATGGCTTATTACAGAAACATGATGATGAATCAGATGTTCACGGGTTGCATAGTGGTTCTGTACTACAGCATGCTCTTGCCACAGACCGTCTAAGAAgtcttaaaaagagaaaatttcaACTAGAAAAAGAATTTGCTGCTCTACATGGTCAGAGTGCGTCTACTAGTAGTGCTGATCGAGAGAATCTTCTGCGAGAActggtgaaggagaagaagacgaagaagcctAGTCTCAAGAGGAAACTGGTAGAGACTCGGAAACCAAGCAGAAGAGATGGGAAGAAGGTGAAAGTAGTCTCCTTTCATGAGGACACAGATTTTGATGCTATTTTCGAAGCAGCTTCAGCAGGTTTTGTTGAAACG GAAAGAGATGAATTGGTGAGAAAAGGAATTTTAACTCCGTTTCACAAGCTCGACGGTTTTGAACGCCGACTTCAACAACCTGGACCGTCAAACTCGCGCAACCTACCTGAAGGAGACCACGAAAATGAGGACTCTGGAAGTATTGATAGAGCTGTCCAATCAATGTCGCTGGCTGCAAAGGCTCGCCCTACAACCATGCTACTTGATGCAGAAGACTTGCCAAAGCTTGAACCAAACCCTGCTCCTTTTAGAAGGCTAAGAAAGCTTTACAAGACTCATGATTCTTCGGATAATGAAGCAAAGAAAAGTAAAGctgggaagaagagaaaaaagaagcgGCCTTTGCCTGAAAGTAAATGGAGAAAGCGAATCTCTCGTGAAGACTCTAGTCTTCAAGAAAGTG AAGATGGAGGGAGAATCTTGGCCACTTCCAGTTGTGAGGAAGAAGACCTAGATGATCTTGATGATGCAGATGACAACGAAACATCTTCTATACAGCTTGAAGGTGGATTAAACATTCCTCAATGCATATTTCGTAATCTTTTTGAGTACCAAAGAGTAGGGGTGCAATGGCTTTGGGAACTTCACTGCCAAAGGGCTGGTGGCATTATCGGGGACGAGATGGGTCTTGGTAAAACTGTGCAAGTCTTATCTTTTCTTGGATCCTTGCATTTCAGTAAGATGTACAAACCAAGTATTATCATATGCCCTGTTACGCTATTGCgtcaatggagaagagaagcaCAGAAATGGTATCCAGATTTTCACGTGGAACTACTCCATGACTCAGCAAAAGATTCTGGGAATGGCAAAGGACAAGGCAAGGCCTCTGAAAGCGATTACGACAGTGAGTGTTCAGTCGATAGTGATCATGAACAAAAAAGgtccaagaacaccaagaaatGGGATTCTTTGATAAACCGGGTCCTAAATTCTGAGTCGGGGCTCCTCATCACCACATATGAGCAATTGAGGCTGCAGGGTGAGAAGCTGCTCAATATTGAATGGGGTTATGCAGTATTGGACGAAGGCCATCGGATCCGGAACCCAAATTCTGATATTACTTTGGTGTGCAAACAGTTACAGACCGTCCATCGAATAATTATGACTGGGGCACCAATCCAGAATAAACTAACAGAACTCTGGTCCTTGTTCGATTTTGTTTTCCCGGGAAAACTGGGTGTCCTGCCCGTGTTTGAAGCAGAGTTTTCTGTTCCCATAACAGTGGGTGGCTATGCCAATGCTTCTCCCTTACAAGTGTCGACTGCCTATAG GTGTGCTGTTGTTCTTCGTGATATGATCATGCCTTACCTCCTCCGCCGCATGAAGGCCGATGTGAACGCACATCTTACAAAAAAGACTGAACACGTTCTCTTTTGCAGCCTCACTGTGGAGCAGCGATCTACCTACAGGGCGTTCCTTGCGAGCTCCGAAGTAGAAGAGATCTTTGATGGCAACAAGAATTCGCTTTATGGGATTGATGTGATGCGTAAGATATGCAACCACCCTGATCTACTTGAGAGAGAACATTCTCATCAGAACCCAGATTATGGGAACCCAGAACGCAGTGGGAAGATGAAGGTTGTTGCAGAAGTGCTTAAGGTCTGGAAACAGCAAGGACACCGTGTACTTTTGTTTTCACAGACTCAGCAAATGCTGGACATCCTCGAGAGCTTCTTGGTTGCAAATGAGTATAGTTACCGGAGGATGGATGGTCTTACACCAGTGAAACAGAGAATGGCTTTAATTGATGAGTTTAATAATTCAGATGATGTGTTTGTTTTCGTTCTGACGACGAAGGTGGGTGGTTTGGGAACAAATTTGACTGGTGCGAACAGGGTCATTATCTTTGACCCGGATTGGAACCCCTCAAATGATATGCAG GCTAGGGAACGTGCATGGCGTATTGGGCAGAAGAAGGATGTTACCATTTACAGATTGATCACTCGAGGCACAATTGAGGAGAAGGTATATCATAGACAgatttataaacattttctcACCAATAAGATATTGAAGAATCCACAACAAAGAAGATTCTTCAAAGCTCGGGATATGAAAGATCTTTTCATCTTGAAAGATGATGGCGATAGCAACGCCTCCACGGAAACCTCTAACATCTTCAGTCAGCTGGCTGAAGAGATAAACATCGTAGGAGTTCAATCAGACAATACTGCAGAGGGATCCTCAGAGCAAGCAGATGTGGATACGACTGATAAAACTGGTGAAGCTAtggatgaagagacaaatatctTAAAGAGTCTCTTTGACGCACATGGAATACAT AGTGCTGTGAATCACGACGCCATTATGAATGCAAACGACgaggaagagaagatgagaCTTGAACACCAAGCATCTCAAGTGGCACGAAGAGCTGCGGAAGCGTTGAGGCAATCACGAATGCTGCGTAGCCGGGAAAGCATCTCAGTGCCCACATGGACGGGAAGATCTGGTTGTGCAGGTGCTCCATCATCTGTACGGAGGAGATTTGGATCAACTGTCAATTCCCGGTTAACCCAGACTGGAGACAAACCATCAGTGATCAAGAACGGAATCAGTGCGGGTCTATCTTCAGGAAAAGCACCAACTTCTGCAGAGCTTCTCAACAGAATCCGCGGAAGCAGAGAACAAGCCATTGGCGTTGGCAATGAGTCTTCATTAACGTCTTCCTCGGGTTCAAGCAGCAGAGTTGGTTCATTGCAGCCCGAGGTCCTGATCAGACAGATATGCAGTTTCGTACAGAGAAAAGGTGGAAGTGCGGACACGACCAGCATCGTCAACCATTTCAGGGATAGCGTTTCTTGTGATGACAAGCCGTTGTTTAAGAATCTCTTGAGGGAAATTGCCACGCTTGAGAAGAACCAAAATAGATCGTTTTGGGTCCTCAAATCAGAGtataaagactaa